A genomic segment from Bradyrhizobium diazoefficiens USDA 110 encodes:
- a CDS encoding serine hydrolase domain-containing protein, whose product MKRREFLVGAALLAGTMARSRAADIPAPAPEGLDRITAFFDSEVTSGRLPGAVIMVQQHGKPVYLKTFGVRDVRTGLAMTPDTIFAIHSMTKPITCLGAMMLIDEGKLALTDPASKYVPLFAGTKVGLEVTEPDGKLELDLVPPVRPVNIEDLLRHTSGISYDYIGGKWVEQAYKAANIFEDPFDNRKFADRIAKLPLARQPGTLWRYGHSTDVLGAIIEIISGQTLYDFLKQRILDPLGMSSTKFALATEDELARMARPLPNDYILLAAERDRLDHPEWQSGGGGLLSTINDYQRFSQMLLNRGEFEGRRYLSPAAFKAMTTDHVGPGSGVGRDYFYFPGDGFGYGYGLAVRTDPGNAKPPPPGSIGELKWDSGSGTYFGVDPKLDMVYLMMQQTQNERSRITPAFKALVYDCFPPALRRP is encoded by the coding sequence ATGAAGCGGCGTGAATTTCTGGTCGGAGCCGCGCTGCTCGCCGGCACCATGGCGCGAAGCCGGGCCGCCGATATCCCTGCACCTGCGCCCGAAGGGCTCGACCGCATCACGGCGTTCTTCGACAGCGAAGTGACGAGCGGCCGGTTGCCGGGCGCCGTGATCATGGTCCAGCAGCACGGCAAGCCGGTCTATCTGAAGACATTCGGCGTGCGCGACGTCAGGACGGGCCTCGCCATGACGCCGGATACGATCTTCGCCATCCACTCGATGACGAAGCCGATCACCTGCCTCGGCGCGATGATGCTGATCGACGAGGGCAAGCTTGCGCTTACCGATCCCGCATCGAAATACGTCCCCCTCTTCGCCGGCACCAAGGTGGGACTGGAGGTCACCGAGCCGGACGGCAAGCTGGAGCTGGACCTCGTGCCCCCGGTCCGTCCCGTCAACATCGAGGATCTGCTGCGACACACCTCGGGCATCAGCTACGATTATATCGGCGGCAAATGGGTCGAGCAGGCCTACAAGGCTGCCAACATTTTCGAGGATCCCTTCGACAACAGGAAATTCGCCGATCGCATCGCAAAATTGCCGCTGGCACGGCAGCCGGGAACGCTGTGGCGCTATGGCCATTCCACCGACGTGCTCGGCGCGATCATCGAGATCATCTCGGGCCAGACCCTGTACGACTTCCTGAAGCAGCGCATCCTCGACCCGCTCGGCATGAGCAGCACCAAGTTTGCACTCGCGACGGAAGACGAACTGGCTCGGATGGCGCGGCCGCTGCCGAACGATTACATCCTGCTCGCCGCCGAGCGCGACCGGCTCGACCATCCCGAATGGCAGTCCGGCGGTGGCGGCCTGCTCTCGACCATCAACGACTATCAGCGCTTCTCGCAGATGCTGCTCAACCGCGGTGAGTTCGAGGGCAGGCGTTACCTCAGCCCGGCCGCCTTCAAGGCCATGACGACCGATCACGTCGGTCCCGGCTCCGGCGTCGGACGCGACTATTTCTATTTCCCGGGTGACGGCTTCGGCTATGGCTACGGCCTTGCGGTGCGCACCGATCCCGGCAACGCAAAACCGCCGCCGCCGGGCTCGATCGGCGAGTTGAAATGGGACAGTGGCAGCGGCACCTATTTCGGCGTCGATCCCAAGCTCGACATGGTCTACCTGATGATGCAGCAGACCCAGAACGAACGCAGCCGCATCACGCCCGCCTTCAAGGCGCTGGTCTACGACTGCTTTCCACCCGCGTTACGCCGCCCGTGA
- a CDS encoding putative bifunctional diguanylate cyclase/phosphodiesterase translates to MSAAKKMPGKPAAEMFDDIPVLQRKWRAALKPGERLPRYEDVMLGSLGRLADHIALLKNDGALELSRSGRYVQKWLGEERWDIPVAELSPDCATALSEAAASALANGRPHQASAHCVRDGMVRTYDVLALPTASRWGATLVGAYVNERGTQYNLLDAIFASTDDAVISLATLRDAGGKPFDLQIVHHNQSAATLLKVASAGLLWRRIGEGNTLLAASDIMEFLLKAVRGGRGEQLEIEHDGRHLRLSATAFADVLSLTISDVTALKRRDASFRLLFDNNPMPMWVFDAETKQFLGVNDAAVQHYGYSRAAFLRMKLHEIWPEDEWDSHAEALDRVGDTYHSSRNWRHLRADGSEIEVLTFGRRVAFDDRDGYLVAVVDITERRKAEARIAHMAHHDGLTDLPNREYFQQRLKQALDQAGGKRVGVLYIDLDLFKNINDSFGHPAGDRLLKEVAERLTTAVRGANLAARLGGDEFAVILAADVSPNEASACAALLIDMLRAPYEIDGQEMVIGASIGIALSPGDGVTSEELMRNADMALYRAKSDGGGVHHFFEREMDLQAQKRRDMELDLRRAFANGEFELHYQPLVSIASDRISGFESLLRWRHPDKGMISPAEFIPVAEDIGLITQLGEWVLREACAEAVKWPVDVKVAVNLSPAQFRSRNLVQVVISALAQSGLSPKRLELEITESIFLAETDANLAILHQLREFGVGISMDDFGTGYSSLSYLRSFPFDKIKIDRSFVKDLAQRPDCVAIVRAISGLGRSLNITTTAEGVETEDQLDWLRAEGCNEVQGFLFSAARPAAEIEKLLADFGQRASRAA, encoded by the coding sequence ATGAGTGCCGCGAAGAAGATGCCGGGAAAACCGGCCGCCGAAATGTTTGACGACATCCCGGTGCTTCAGCGCAAATGGCGCGCCGCGTTGAAGCCGGGCGAACGGCTGCCGCGCTACGAGGACGTGATGCTCGGCAGCCTCGGCCGGCTCGCCGACCATATCGCACTGCTGAAGAACGACGGTGCGCTCGAGCTATCGCGCAGCGGACGCTACGTGCAGAAATGGCTCGGCGAGGAGCGCTGGGACATCCCCGTCGCCGAGCTCTCGCCCGATTGCGCCACGGCGCTGTCGGAAGCGGCGGCGAGCGCGCTTGCGAACGGACGGCCGCACCAGGCGAGCGCGCATTGCGTGCGCGACGGCATGGTCAGGACCTACGATGTGCTGGCGCTGCCGACCGCCTCGCGCTGGGGCGCGACGCTGGTCGGCGCCTATGTCAACGAGCGCGGCACGCAATACAATCTGCTGGATGCGATTTTCGCCTCGACCGACGACGCGGTGATCTCGCTGGCGACGCTGCGCGATGCCGGCGGCAAGCCGTTCGATCTCCAGATCGTGCATCACAACCAGAGCGCCGCCACGCTGCTGAAGGTCGCGAGTGCCGGCCTGCTGTGGCGCCGGATCGGCGAGGGCAACACCCTGCTGGCTGCGTCCGACATCATGGAATTCCTGCTCAAGGCCGTCCGCGGCGGCCGCGGCGAACAGCTCGAGATCGAGCACGATGGCCGGCATCTCCGGCTCAGCGCCACCGCCTTCGCCGACGTGCTCTCGCTGACGATCTCCGACGTCACCGCGTTGAAGCGGCGCGACGCCTCGTTCCGGCTGCTGTTCGACAACAACCCGATGCCGATGTGGGTGTTCGACGCCGAGACCAAGCAGTTCCTCGGCGTCAACGATGCCGCGGTCCAGCATTACGGCTACAGCCGTGCCGCCTTCCTGCGCATGAAGCTGCACGAGATCTGGCCGGAGGACGAGTGGGACAGCCACGCCGAAGCGCTCGATCGTGTCGGCGACACCTATCATTCCTCGCGCAACTGGCGGCACCTGCGTGCCGACGGCAGCGAGATCGAGGTGCTCACCTTCGGCCGTCGCGTGGCCTTCGACGACCGCGACGGCTATCTGGTCGCGGTGGTCGACATCACCGAACGGCGCAAAGCCGAGGCGCGCATCGCCCACATGGCGCACCACGACGGGCTCACCGACCTGCCGAACCGCGAATATTTCCAGCAGCGCCTGAAGCAGGCGCTCGACCAGGCCGGCGGAAAGCGGGTCGGCGTGCTCTACATCGATCTCGACCTGTTCAAGAACATCAACGATTCCTTCGGGCATCCGGCGGGCGACCGCCTGTTGAAGGAGGTCGCCGAGCGCCTGACCACCGCGGTCCGCGGCGCCAATCTCGCAGCCCGGCTCGGCGGCGACGAGTTCGCCGTGATCCTGGCGGCCGACGTCTCGCCGAACGAGGCCAGCGCCTGCGCGGCCCTGTTGATCGACATGCTGAGGGCGCCCTACGAGATCGACGGCCAGGAGATGGTGATCGGCGCCAGCATCGGAATCGCGCTGTCGCCCGGCGACGGCGTGACGTCGGAGGAGTTGATGCGCAACGCCGACATGGCGCTGTACCGGGCCAAGTCCGACGGCGGCGGCGTGCACCATTTCTTCGAGCGCGAGATGGACCTCCAGGCGCAGAAGCGCCGCGACATGGAGCTCGATCTGCGCCGCGCCTTCGCCAACGGCGAGTTCGAGCTGCACTATCAGCCGCTGGTGTCGATCGCCTCCGACCGCATCTCCGGCTTCGAGTCGCTGCTGCGCTGGCGTCACCCCGACAAGGGCATGATCTCGCCGGCGGAGTTTATCCCGGTCGCCGAGGACATCGGCCTGATCACCCAGCTCGGCGAATGGGTGCTGCGCGAGGCCTGCGCCGAGGCGGTGAAATGGCCCGTCGACGTCAAGGTCGCGGTCAATCTGTCGCCGGCGCAATTCCGCAGCCGCAACCTGGTGCAGGTCGTGATCTCGGCGCTGGCGCAGTCCGGCCTGTCGCCGAAGCGGCTCGAACTGGAGATCACCGAGTCGATCTTCCTGGCCGAGACCGATGCCAATCTCGCGATTCTGCATCAGCTGCGCGAGTTCGGCGTCGGCATCTCCATGGATGATTTCGGCACCGGCTATTCCAGCCTCAGCTATCTCCGCAGCTTCCCCTTCGACAAGATCAAGATCGACCGCTCCTTCGTCAAGGACCTGGCGCAGCGGCCCGATTGCGTCGCGATCGTGCGTGCGATCTCGGGGCTCGGCCGCAGCCTCAACATCACCACGACTGCGGAGGGCGTCGAGACCGAGGACCAGCTCGACTGGCTGCGCGCCGAAGGCTGCAACGAGGTGCAGGGCTTTCTGTTCAGCGCGGCGCGGCCCGCCGCCGAGATCGAAAAGCTGCTGGCCGATTTCGGCCAGCGCGCCTCACGGGCGGCGTAA
- a CDS encoding LysR family transcriptional regulator yields the protein MDWSDLRIFLAIAREGTLGAAARKIGQTQPTMGRRLRALETALGQTLFQRTADGFVLTDEGTAVLRHAERIEEEALALERHATGAETQLDGLLRLSSSDWFGTVMLSPVIAAFGKRHPKVTVELLTDARLYSLPRREADLVFRIKPFSEPEVISRKLLHIPYALYGKKGSKPPRAGDGSGVRVVIMNAEFADMPDAVWLKRVLPRAEIASRSNNRQAQAELCAGGSGLAVLPRPLGDRDRRLVALDIGSTPPGRDTFVGYHRDLKRLGRLRAMLDLVIERLAG from the coding sequence ATGGACTGGAGCGATCTGCGCATCTTCCTCGCGATTGCCCGCGAGGGTACGCTCGGCGCTGCCGCGCGAAAGATCGGTCAGACCCAGCCGACGATGGGCCGGCGGCTTCGCGCGCTCGAGACGGCGCTTGGCCAGACACTGTTCCAGCGCACCGCCGACGGCTTTGTCCTCACCGACGAGGGCACCGCCGTGCTGCGGCATGCCGAGCGGATCGAGGAGGAGGCGCTCGCATTGGAGCGGCATGCGACCGGCGCGGAGACGCAGCTCGACGGCTTGCTGCGCCTGTCGTCGTCGGACTGGTTCGGGACGGTGATGCTCTCGCCGGTGATCGCGGCCTTCGGCAAGCGTCACCCCAAGGTGACTGTCGAGCTCCTGACCGACGCGCGCCTCTACAGCCTGCCGCGCCGCGAGGCCGATCTCGTCTTCCGCATCAAGCCGTTCAGTGAACCCGAGGTGATCTCGCGAAAGCTGCTTCACATTCCCTATGCGCTTTACGGCAAGAAGGGCAGCAAGCCGCCGCGCGCCGGCGACGGCAGCGGCGTCCGCGTCGTCATCATGAACGCAGAATTCGCCGACATGCCCGATGCAGTGTGGCTGAAGCGCGTGCTGCCGAGGGCGGAAATCGCCTCGCGCAGCAATAACCGCCAGGCGCAGGCCGAGCTCTGCGCCGGCGGCAGCGGATTGGCCGTGCTGCCGCGTCCGCTCGGCGACCGCGACCGCCGCCTCGTTGCGCTCGATATCGGCTCGACGCCGCCCGGTCGCGACACCTTCGTCGGCTATCACCGCGACCTCAAGCGCCTTGGCCGCCTGCGCGCGATGCTCGACCTTGTGATCGAGCGGCTGGCGGGGTGA
- a CDS encoding aldo/keto reductase: MRMRKLGKSGLEVSALGLGCMGLSYGYGPATETSQAIALIRTAFERGVTFFDTAEAYGPFVNEELLGEALAPFRDKVVIATKFGFKGGKVEDGLDSRPANVKAVAEAALKRLKTDRIDLFYQHRVDPDVPVEDTAGAVKDLIRDGKVLHFGMSEAGAQTIRRAHAVQPVTALQSEYSLWWREPEQEILPTLEELGIGFVPFSPLGKGFLTGAITESTTFDKSDFRNIVPRFSSSARKSNQTLVDLLGEIATAKKVTPAQIALAWLLAQKPWIVPIPGTTKLHRLEENVGAAAVTLSDADLAAIAAVLAKVAVQGDRYPAHLQARVGR; encoded by the coding sequence ATGCGGATGCGTAAACTGGGCAAGAGTGGTCTGGAGGTCTCGGCGCTTGGCCTCGGCTGCATGGGACTGAGCTACGGCTATGGTCCGGCGACGGAGACCTCGCAGGCGATCGCGCTGATCAGGACCGCCTTCGAGCGCGGCGTGACCTTCTTCGACACCGCCGAGGCCTACGGCCCCTTCGTCAACGAGGAGCTTTTGGGCGAGGCGCTGGCGCCATTCCGCGACAAGGTCGTGATCGCCACCAAGTTCGGTTTCAAGGGCGGCAAGGTCGAAGACGGGCTCGACAGCCGGCCCGCCAACGTCAAGGCGGTGGCGGAGGCCGCCTTGAAGCGGCTGAAGACCGACCGCATCGACCTGTTCTATCAGCACCGCGTCGATCCCGACGTGCCGGTCGAGGACACCGCGGGCGCGGTGAAGGACCTGATCCGCGACGGCAAGGTCCTGCATTTCGGCATGTCGGAGGCGGGCGCGCAGACGATCCGCCGCGCCCATGCGGTGCAGCCCGTGACCGCATTGCAAAGCGAATATTCGCTGTGGTGGCGCGAGCCGGAGCAGGAGATCCTGCCGACGCTGGAAGAGCTCGGCATCGGCTTCGTTCCCTTCAGCCCGCTCGGCAAGGGCTTCCTGACCGGCGCGATCACCGAGAGCACGACGTTCGACAAGAGCGACTTCCGCAACATCGTACCGCGCTTCTCATCCAGCGCACGAAAATCGAACCAGACGCTGGTCGATCTGCTCGGCGAGATCGCAACAGCGAAGAAAGTGACGCCGGCGCAGATCGCGCTCGCCTGGTTGCTGGCGCAGAAGCCGTGGATCGTGCCGATCCCCGGCACCACCAAGCTGCACCGGCTCGAGGAGAATGTCGGCGCGGCCGCGGTGACGTTGTCGGATGCGGATCTCGCTGCCATCGCGGCCGTGCTGGCCAAGGTGGCGGTGCAGGGCGATCGCTATCCTGCGCATCTCCAGGCGCGAGTCGGCCGCTGA